From Sporichthyaceae bacterium, the proteins below share one genomic window:
- a CDS encoding DUF349 domain-containing protein yields the protein MRVAAQVRAGVEGLGNELSALAAKVAANEIPFKQANTELERLRAVIAAGPAVGVPEELSAQLTAVEEALKAAAEAHRAARAAAAAAARATKDRIVTEAEAIAAGNQWRVGGDRLTALLEEWKSCARLDRKSDDELWKRFSAARSAFAKRRKVHYHELAGDRDAARTVKVQLAEQAEALAASTDWAATASAFRDLMSQWKGAGRAGREADDALWARFRAAQDAFFAGRNAAMGARDSEQSTNLAAKQALCTEAEALLPITDIRSARAALRSIQERWEAIGHVPREARSGVESRLSTVESAIRGADDVARTRSNPAGHSRAAETVNALREAIATLETKAAKATAAGDERRAKEAAEAAAARREWLVEAERTLAELS from the coding sequence TTGCGGGTAGCTGCGCAGGTCCGGGCCGGTGTCGAAGGGCTGGGCAATGAACTCAGCGCACTGGCCGCCAAAGTGGCCGCCAACGAGATTCCGTTCAAGCAGGCCAATACCGAACTGGAGCGCCTTCGGGCGGTGATCGCGGCCGGACCCGCGGTGGGTGTGCCCGAAGAACTCAGCGCCCAGTTGACCGCCGTCGAGGAGGCGCTCAAGGCGGCCGCCGAGGCACACCGGGCGGCTCGGGCGGCCGCCGCGGCCGCGGCCCGTGCCACCAAGGACCGCATCGTCACCGAGGCCGAGGCGATCGCCGCGGGCAACCAGTGGCGGGTCGGTGGCGACCGGTTGACCGCGCTGCTGGAGGAGTGGAAATCCTGCGCCCGGCTGGACCGCAAGTCCGACGACGAACTGTGGAAGCGATTCTCCGCCGCCCGCTCGGCGTTCGCCAAGCGGCGCAAGGTGCACTACCACGAACTCGCCGGCGACCGGGACGCTGCGCGCACCGTGAAGGTCCAACTCGCCGAGCAGGCCGAGGCGCTGGCCGCCTCCACCGATTGGGCGGCCACTGCTTCGGCCTTCCGGGACCTGATGAGCCAGTGGAAGGGCGCGGGCCGGGCCGGCCGCGAGGCCGACGATGCGTTGTGGGCCCGCTTCCGGGCCGCGCAGGACGCGTTCTTCGCCGGACGCAACGCCGCGATGGGCGCCCGTGACTCCGAGCAGAGCACCAACCTGGCCGCCAAACAGGCGTTGTGCACCGAGGCCGAGGCGCTACTGCCGATCACCGACATCCGCTCCGCGCGCGCTGCCCTGCGCTCCATCCAGGAGCGCTGGGAGGCCATTGGGCATGTGCCGCGCGAGGCCCGGTCCGGGGTGGAGTCCCGATTGAGCACGGTGGAATCGGCCATCCGCGGCGCGGACGACGTCGCCCGCACGCGATCCAACCCGGCTGGGCACAGCCGCGCGGCGGAGACGGTCAACGCGCTGCGCGAGGCGATCGCCACGCTGGAGACGAAGGCCGCCAAGGCCACCGCGGCGGGCGATGAACGACGGGCCAAGGAGGCGGCCGAGGCAGCCGCGGCGCGCCGCGAGTGGTTGGTCGAGGCCGAGCGGACCCTGGCCGAGCTGTCCTGA
- the ruvB gene encoding Holliday junction branch migration DNA helicase RuvB has translation MIPAEEDLVDADARPDELQIEAALRPKRLAEFVGQQRVREQLSLVLEAARLRGRPPDHVLFSGPPGLGKTTLAMIVAAELGAPLRVTSGPAIQHAGDLAALLSSLAEGEVLFLDEIHRMARPAEEMLYMAMEDFRVDVVVGKGAGATAIPLEIPPFTLVGATTRAGLLPGPLRDRFGFTAHMDFYAADELHLVLRRSAQLLDADLAADGAAEIAGRSRGTPRIANRLLRRVRDYAQVRADGRISASVAAAGLALYDVDVLGLDRLDRAVLDALVRRFGGGPVGLSTLAVAVGEETETVEEVAEPFLVRAGLLARTPRGRVATRAAWTHLGLSPPAGTPGHPQPVLFDTVDGAGSAP, from the coding sequence GTGATCCCCGCCGAGGAAGACCTGGTGGATGCCGATGCCCGGCCGGACGAACTGCAGATCGAGGCCGCGCTGCGGCCCAAACGGCTGGCCGAGTTCGTCGGTCAGCAACGGGTGCGCGAGCAGCTCTCCCTGGTGCTGGAGGCCGCCCGGTTGCGCGGCCGGCCGCCGGACCACGTGTTGTTCTCCGGTCCGCCCGGCCTGGGCAAGACCACGCTGGCCATGATCGTCGCCGCGGAGCTGGGGGCGCCGCTGCGGGTGACCAGCGGCCCGGCCATCCAGCACGCCGGTGACCTGGCCGCGCTGCTGTCCTCGCTGGCCGAGGGCGAGGTGCTGTTCCTCGATGAGATCCACCGGATGGCCCGCCCGGCCGAGGAAATGCTGTACATGGCCATGGAGGACTTCCGGGTCGACGTGGTGGTCGGCAAGGGCGCCGGCGCCACCGCGATCCCGCTGGAGATCCCGCCGTTCACCCTGGTCGGCGCGACCACCCGGGCCGGACTGCTGCCCGGTCCACTGCGGGACCGGTTCGGGTTCACCGCCCACATGGACTTCTACGCCGCCGACGAGCTGCACCTTGTGCTGCGCCGGTCTGCCCAGCTGCTCGACGCCGATCTGGCCGCCGACGGGGCCGCGGAGATCGCCGGGCGTTCCCGGGGCACCCCGCGCATCGCCAACCGATTGCTGCGGCGGGTGCGCGATTACGCCCAGGTACGCGCTGACGGACGGATCTCGGCGAGTGTGGCGGCCGCCGGGTTGGCCCTCTACGACGTGGACGTATTGGGTCTGGACCGGTTGGACCGGGCCGTGCTGGACGCGCTGGTGCGCCGCTTCGGCGGTGGCCCGGTCGGGCTGTCCACGCTGGCCGTCGCGGTGGGCGAGGAGACCGAGACCGTCGAGGAGGTCGCCGAACCGTTCCTGGTCCGGGCCGGCCTGCTGGCCCGCACGCCGCGTGGCCGGGTGGCCACCCGGGCGGCCTGGACCCACCTCGGCCTCAGCCCGCCCGCCGGGACGCCCGGACACCCCCAACCGGTGCTGTTCGACACGGTCGACGGGGCGGGGTCCGCGCCGTGA
- the secD gene encoding protein translocase subunit SecD, protein MAAGKGGPKRRPSQGGSQPTQSLIFLLVLIVAGIATMIGTDSKKPRLAIDLDGGTSVTLTAKALPGPDGKPGAVTSDAMKQAVKIIRQRVNGFGVSEAQVTTLGNDNIVVAVPGDASSNVAEQVGQTALLRFRPVIQAGPASPAAAAGGGAGELPGVPGVPGQGRAVSDALLPADSPSPDPSASASASASADPTAKPSASAKPSAKTSASAKPSAAASTDDTNTPADQSTDAIPADVQAAYAAKDCSRADPTAIGDSAAATAYVVACDRDGYQKYLLGPSEVQGTQVSSADAALPSGASVGAWQIDLNFNGSGTSAFQKVTKRLAALQAPQNELAITLDGVVQSAPTVNEEIATGQAQITGTFTQDEASDLANVLKYGALPLAFTQSKVDTVSATLGSDQLHGGLIAGGIGLLLVVIYCLFFYRGLGVPALLGLTLAAFMSYMAISLLGKGIGYRLSIAGIAGTIVAIGITADSFVVFFERLRDEIRDGRTPRAAVEYGWKRAWRTIRTANFVSLLAAAVLYFFSVADVKGFAFTLGMATIIDVVVIFLFTKPVVTLLMRRPYFARGKKWSGVSPESLGLRRLSPLAGLGTTTVKEA, encoded by the coding sequence GTGGCAGCAGGCAAGGGCGGCCCGAAGCGGCGGCCGTCCCAGGGCGGGAGCCAACCGACCCAATCGTTGATCTTCTTGCTGGTGCTGATCGTGGCCGGCATCGCGACGATGATCGGGACGGACTCGAAGAAGCCGCGCCTGGCCATCGACCTCGACGGCGGCACCAGCGTCACGCTCACCGCCAAGGCGTTGCCGGGGCCGGACGGCAAACCGGGCGCCGTCACCTCGGACGCGATGAAACAGGCGGTGAAGATCATCCGCCAGCGGGTCAACGGGTTCGGTGTTTCCGAGGCCCAGGTCACCACGCTCGGTAATGACAACATCGTGGTCGCGGTACCCGGTGACGCCAGCAGCAATGTTGCCGAGCAGGTCGGTCAGACCGCGCTGCTGCGCTTCCGCCCGGTGATCCAGGCGGGCCCGGCGAGCCCGGCCGCGGCCGCCGGGGGCGGCGCGGGTGAGTTGCCCGGGGTGCCCGGGGTGCCCGGTCAGGGCCGCGCGGTGTCCGACGCATTGTTGCCCGCCGACTCGCCCAGCCCGGATCCCTCGGCCAGTGCCTCGGCCAGTGCCTCGGCCGACCCGACCGCGAAGCCGTCCGCCTCGGCGAAGCCGTCGGCCAAGACCTCCGCCTCGGCGAAGCCGTCCGCGGCCGCCTCGACGGATGACACGAACACCCCGGCGGACCAGAGCACCGATGCGATCCCGGCCGATGTGCAGGCGGCCTACGCGGCAAAGGACTGCAGCCGGGCCGATCCGACCGCCATCGGTGACAGCGCTGCGGCCACTGCTTACGTGGTCGCCTGCGATCGCGACGGGTACCAGAAATACCTGCTGGGCCCGAGTGAGGTGCAGGGCACTCAGGTGAGCAGCGCCGACGCCGCGCTGCCCAGCGGCGCCAGCGTCGGTGCCTGGCAGATCGACCTCAACTTCAACGGCAGTGGCACCAGCGCGTTCCAGAAGGTCACCAAGCGGCTGGCCGCTCTGCAGGCGCCGCAGAACGAGTTGGCCATCACCCTGGACGGGGTGGTGCAGTCGGCGCCGACCGTGAATGAGGAGATCGCCACCGGTCAGGCGCAGATCACCGGCACCTTCACCCAGGACGAGGCCTCCGACCTGGCCAACGTGCTGAAGTACGGTGCGCTGCCGCTGGCGTTCACCCAATCGAAGGTGGACACCGTCTCGGCCACGCTGGGGTCCGACCAGTTGCACGGCGGCCTGATTGCGGGCGGCATCGGCCTGCTCCTGGTGGTCATTTACTGCTTGTTCTTCTACCGGGGTCTCGGCGTCCCGGCCCTGCTCGGGCTGACGCTGGCCGCGTTCATGTCCTACATGGCGATCTCGCTACTCGGGAAGGGCATCGGCTACCGCCTGTCCATCGCGGGTATCGCGGGCACCATCGTGGCCATCGGCATCACCGCGGACTCCTTCGTGGTGTTCTTCGAACGATTGCGGGATGAGATCCGGGACGGTCGAACACCGCGGGCCGCCGTCGAGTACGGCTGGAAGCGGGCCTGGCGCACCATCCGCACCGCGAACTTCGTCTCGCTGCTGGCCGCTGCCGTCCTGTACTTCTTCTCGGTCGCCGACGTGAAGGGCTTCGCGTTCACCCTCGGTATGGCGACCATCATCGACGTCGTGGTGATCTTCCTGTTCACCAAGCCCGTGGTCACCCTGCTCATGCGCCGGCCGTACTTCGCGCGGGGCAAGAAGTGGTCCGGCGTCAGCCCGGAGAGCCTGGGCCTGCGGCGCCTATCACCGCTGGCCGGGTTGGGTACCACGACGGTGAAGGAGGCCTGA
- the secF gene encoding protein translocase subunit SecF — protein MSRLADLGARLQSGETSINVVGNRKRFFIASLVLVVISIGGLAIRGLDEGVEFKGGAVFDTKAQGISVADVRGAVEGAGAKEPKVQKLGSDRVRVETGALQPGQATAIREALSKKIGIPVEEITQQVVGPSWGSDISHKAAKSLIIFLALLAIYLAIVFEWKLAVGALVALVHDVAITTGIYAVVGFTVSPATVIGLLTILGYSLYDTVVVYDKLKENTTNLTNSNRYTYTGAANLAINQTLVRSINTSLIALLPVAGLLFVGAGLLGAGVLKDLALVLFVGMAVGAYSSIFIATPLVVAMKEREPEMKALAKRVAQRQAAGKDVRPAQAAEDDGVPAGAGAPARPTAPPGERVQPKRSAPRSTRRPPPPK, from the coding sequence ATGTCCCGCCTGGCCGATCTCGGCGCCCGCCTGCAGAGCGGGGAAACCTCGATCAACGTCGTCGGCAACCGCAAGCGGTTCTTCATCGCCAGCCTGGTCCTGGTGGTGATCTCGATCGGCGGGCTGGCCATTCGCGGCCTGGATGAGGGTGTTGAGTTCAAGGGCGGCGCGGTGTTCGACACCAAGGCGCAGGGCATCTCGGTGGCCGATGTCCGTGGCGCGGTCGAGGGCGCCGGCGCCAAGGAACCCAAGGTGCAGAAGCTCGGCTCGGACCGGGTGCGGGTGGAGACCGGCGCGCTGCAGCCCGGTCAGGCGACCGCGATCCGCGAGGCGTTGAGCAAGAAAATCGGCATCCCCGTCGAGGAGATCACCCAGCAGGTGGTCGGCCCGTCCTGGGGTTCCGACATCAGCCACAAGGCCGCGAAGAGCCTGATCATCTTCCTGGCGCTGCTGGCCATTTACCTGGCCATCGTCTTCGAGTGGAAGCTCGCGGTGGGTGCGCTGGTCGCGCTGGTGCACGACGTGGCGATCACCACCGGCATCTATGCAGTGGTCGGCTTCACGGTCAGCCCGGCCACCGTCATTGGTCTGCTGACCATCCTCGGTTACTCGCTCTACGACACCGTGGTGGTCTACGACAAGCTCAAGGAGAACACCACCAACCTCACCAACAGCAACCGCTACACCTACACCGGTGCGGCCAACCTGGCCATCAACCAGACTTTGGTGCGTTCCATCAACACCTCGCTGATCGCGCTGCTGCCGGTCGCCGGTTTGCTGTTCGTGGGTGCCGGCCTGCTCGGCGCGGGTGTGCTCAAGGACCTGGCGCTGGTGCTGTTCGTGGGTATGGCTGTCGGTGCGTACTCCTCGATCTTCATCGCCACCCCGTTGGTGGTCGCGATGAAGGAGCGCGAACCGGAGATGAAGGCGCTGGCCAAGCGGGTAGCGCAACGTCAGGCCGCGGGCAAGGACGTGCGGCCGGCCCAGGCAGCCGAGGACGACGGAGTGCCCGCCGGGGCCGGGGCGCCGGCGCGACCCACCGCCCCGCCCGGCGAACGGGTGCAACCCAAACGCAGCGCGCCGCGCAGCACCCGGCGCCCGCCGCCGCCGAAGTAA
- a CDS encoding bifunctional (p)ppGpp synthetase/guanosine-3',5'-bis(diphosphate) 3'-pyrophosphohydrolase, whose amino-acid sequence MTDQAVPATDPEPAAPVTAASSGPAPSAPAPSAPAPSGVGATRRVRARLARLAGQRTSVVNPVLEPLFRSVRQTHPKADLKIIERAYETAEECHRGQLRRSGEPYITHPLAVATILAELGMEPPTLCAAMLHDTVEDTDYTLETVRADFGAEIAALVDGVTKLDRVTYGDAAQAETVRKMVIAMARDIRVLVIKLADRLHNMRTLRYMPPANQERTARETLEIYAPLAHRLGMNTVKWELEDLSFATLYPKMYDEIVRLVADRAPSRDEYLSKVVDAVEADLRPARIKCRVTGRPKHYYSIYQKMIVRGREFGDIFDLVGVRILVDSVRDCYATLGVVHARWNPVPGRFKDYIAMPKFNLYQSLHTTVIGPEGKPVELQIRTQSMHRRAEYGVAAHWKYKAEANGETTAVGPAASSGEKAAGEDMAWLRQLLDWQKETADPSEFLESLRFDLSGNEVYVFTPAGDAIGLPTRSTPVDLAYAVHTEVGHRCIGARVNGRLVPLESPLANGDVVEILTAKGTGPGTGPSRDWLDFAASPRARNKIKGWFSKERREEAVERGKDELARAMRKQGLPLQRLLTSESLTTIAHEMRLADITALYAAVGEHHVSAQSVVTRLVQSLGGTESTTEDMAETVTPSKARGRFQPHGDPGVSVTGAPDVWVKLARCCTPVPGDPIVGFVTRGNGVSVHRKDCTNSAALAGQRERMVEVEWAPTASSVFLVAIQVEALDRSRLLADITRVLSDQHVNILSATVATTRDRVAISRFTFEMGDPKHLGHVLKHVRAVEGVFDVYRTTGTMNS is encoded by the coding sequence GTGACCGACCAGGCCGTCCCTGCGACCGACCCGGAGCCGGCTGCGCCGGTGACCGCGGCGTCGTCGGGCCCTGCGCCGTCGGCCCCTGCGCCGTCGGCCCCTGCGCCGTCGGGCGTCGGGGCCACCCGCCGGGTGCGGGCCCGCCTGGCCCGGCTGGCCGGTCAGCGCACCTCGGTGGTCAACCCGGTGCTGGAGCCGCTGTTCCGCAGCGTGCGGCAGACCCACCCGAAGGCCGATCTGAAGATCATCGAGCGCGCCTACGAGACCGCCGAGGAGTGCCACCGGGGGCAGTTGCGCCGCAGCGGCGAGCCGTACATCACTCATCCGCTGGCTGTCGCCACGATCCTGGCCGAACTCGGTATGGAGCCGCCCACGCTGTGTGCGGCGATGCTGCACGACACGGTCGAGGACACCGACTACACGCTGGAGACGGTGCGGGCGGACTTCGGCGCGGAGATCGCCGCGCTGGTGGACGGCGTCACCAAGCTGGACAGGGTCACCTACGGCGATGCCGCGCAGGCCGAGACCGTACGCAAGATGGTCATCGCCATGGCCCGGGACATCCGGGTGCTGGTGATCAAGCTCGCCGACCGGCTGCACAACATGCGCACGTTGCGCTACATGCCGCCGGCCAACCAGGAACGCACCGCGCGGGAGACGTTAGAGATCTACGCGCCACTCGCCCACCGCCTCGGTATGAACACCGTGAAGTGGGAGCTGGAGGATCTGTCCTTCGCCACCCTCTACCCGAAGATGTACGACGAGATCGTGCGGTTGGTGGCCGACCGAGCGCCCAGTCGTGACGAGTACCTGTCCAAGGTGGTCGACGCGGTCGAGGCGGACCTGCGCCCGGCGCGGATCAAGTGCCGGGTGACCGGGCGACCCAAGCACTACTACTCGATCTACCAGAAGATGATCGTGCGCGGCCGCGAGTTCGGCGACATCTTCGACCTGGTCGGGGTGCGCATCCTGGTCGACTCGGTGCGGGACTGCTACGCCACGCTCGGCGTGGTGCACGCGCGGTGGAACCCGGTGCCCGGCCGGTTCAAGGACTACATCGCGATGCCAAAGTTCAACCTCTACCAATCACTGCACACCACGGTGATCGGCCCGGAGGGCAAACCGGTCGAGCTGCAGATCCGCACGCAGTCCATGCACCGGCGTGCCGAGTACGGCGTGGCCGCGCACTGGAAGTACAAGGCGGAGGCGAACGGCGAGACGACCGCCGTCGGCCCGGCGGCCAGTTCGGGGGAGAAGGCGGCCGGGGAGGACATGGCGTGGCTGCGCCAATTGCTGGACTGGCAGAAGGAAACCGCCGACCCCAGCGAGTTCCTCGAGTCGCTGCGCTTCGACCTGTCCGGCAACGAGGTCTACGTGTTCACCCCGGCCGGTGACGCCATCGGGCTGCCCACCCGGTCCACCCCGGTGGACCTGGCCTACGCGGTGCACACCGAGGTCGGCCACCGCTGTATCGGCGCCCGGGTGAACGGACGGCTGGTGCCGCTGGAATCACCGTTGGCCAACGGTGACGTGGTGGAGATCCTGACCGCGAAGGGCACCGGGCCGGGCACCGGACCCAGCCGGGACTGGTTGGACTTCGCGGCCAGCCCACGGGCTCGCAACAAGATCAAGGGCTGGTTCTCCAAGGAGCGTCGCGAGGAGGCGGTCGAGCGCGGCAAGGACGAGCTGGCCCGCGCCATGCGCAAGCAGGGCCTGCCCCTGCAGCGGTTGCTCACCTCGGAATCGCTGACCACGATCGCGCACGAGATGCGGCTGGCCGACATCACCGCGCTCTACGCCGCGGTCGGTGAGCACCACGTCTCCGCGCAGTCGGTGGTCACCCGCTTGGTGCAGTCCCTGGGCGGCACCGAATCCACCACCGAGGACATGGCCGAGACGGTCACCCCGAGCAAGGCCCGGGGTCGGTTCCAGCCGCACGGCGACCCGGGCGTCTCGGTGACCGGCGCCCCGGATGTCTGGGTGAAGTTGGCCCGCTGCTGCACGCCGGTGCCGGGCGACCCCATCGTCGGGTTCGTCACCCGCGGCAACGGCGTCTCGGTGCACCGCAAGGACTGCACGAACTCCGCGGCGCTGGCCGGGCAGCGGGAACGCATGGTCGAGGTGGAGTGGGCGCCGACCGCTTCCTCGGTGTTCCTGGTGGCCATCCAGGTGGAGGCGCTGGACCGGTCCCGGCTGCTCGCGGACATCACCCGAGTGCTGTCCGACCAGCACGTGAACATCCTGTCCGCGACCGTGGCCACCACCCGCGACCGGGTGGCGATCAGCCGCTTCACCTTCGAGATGGGCGACCCCAAGCACCTCGGTCACGTGCTCAAGCACGTGCGCGCGGTGGAAGGTGTGTTCGACGTCTACCGTACCACCGGGACGATGAATTCCTGA
- the yajC gene encoding preprotein translocase subunit YajC, whose translation MDPNVILLVLIIGAFYLLVLAPARNRKQRAVDIKENLKPGVEVITTSGMFGRVHSVTEDEMHLEVAPGVVVRFALGALRKILLPKTEDTRGDAQDGEPPAPDNI comes from the coding sequence GTGGACCCGAACGTCATCCTGCTCGTCCTGATCATCGGGGCCTTCTACCTGCTCGTCCTCGCGCCGGCGCGCAACCGCAAGCAGCGCGCGGTCGACATCAAGGAGAACCTGAAGCCGGGGGTCGAGGTAATCACCACTTCGGGGATGTTCGGCCGGGTGCATTCCGTCACTGAGGACGAGATGCACCTGGAGGTGGCGCCGGGCGTGGTGGTGCGCTTCGCGCTCGGCGCGCTGCGCAAAATCCTGCTGCCCAAGACGGAGGACACCCGGGGCGACGCGCAGGACGGCGAGCCGCCGGCGCCGGACAACATCTGA
- a CDS encoding adenine phosphoribosyltransferase yields the protein MSSDRVDWRKLIRDVQDFPAPGILFKDIAPVLADAAALAAMTDELVEVCRGERVDMVVAVEARGFILGAPVALALAAGFVPVRKPGKLPHLTRSVAYALEYAEAVLHMHTDALQPGDRVLIVDDVLATGGTLAAAAQLVRESGADPVAAAVLLEITALNGRAALAPLPVHVLQSV from the coding sequence ATGAGCAGCGACCGGGTGGACTGGCGCAAGCTGATCCGCGATGTCCAGGATTTCCCGGCACCGGGCATCCTGTTCAAGGACATCGCCCCGGTGCTGGCCGACGCGGCGGCGCTGGCCGCGATGACCGACGAACTCGTCGAGGTCTGCCGCGGCGAACGGGTGGACATGGTGGTGGCCGTGGAGGCCCGCGGGTTCATCCTCGGTGCCCCGGTGGCACTGGCGCTGGCCGCGGGCTTCGTGCCGGTGCGTAAGCCCGGCAAGCTGCCGCACCTGACGCGGTCTGTGGCCTACGCGCTGGAGTACGCCGAAGCCGTGCTGCACATGCATACCGACGCGCTGCAGCCGGGCGACCGGGTGCTGATCGTCGACGACGTGCTGGCCACCGGCGGCACCCTGGCTGCGGCCGCGCAACTGGTGCGGGAGTCCGGGGCGGACCCGGTGGCCGCGGCGGTGCTGCTGGAGATCACCGCGCTGAACGGACGGGCAGCGCTGGCGCCCCTTCCGGTGCACGTCCTGCAGAGCGTCTGA